One genomic segment of Microcella indica includes these proteins:
- a CDS encoding lytic transglycosylase domain-containing protein gives MVAATPGCRSVSRQVRMVEWRMLSRRALATLIGGLLAGGLVLALLISLVLAPRDGGGDAAPPAPTEAAPAPRWAAPAEVPPGASEPPRPGVAGLADPEWLAAVAAETGIPERALAAYAGAAIAKRGERPECDLGWNTLAGIGWVESRHGSYGGASIADDGTVSPPIIGIALDGSTTALIPDTDGGAIDGDDEFDRAVGPMQFIPGSWANWFVDASGDGLADPHNIDDASLAAANYLCRATPTLGDEESWRAGIAAYNSASSYLDAVATRSAFYAQAAADAVP, from the coding sequence ATGGTAGCCGCCACCCCGGGCTGCCGGTCGGTCTCGCGTCAGGTGCGCATGGTGGAATGGCGCATGCTCTCGCGCCGCGCCCTCGCCACGCTCATCGGCGGGCTGCTCGCGGGCGGTCTCGTGCTCGCGCTCCTCATCTCCCTCGTGCTCGCTCCGCGCGACGGCGGTGGGGATGCGGCCCCACCCGCCCCCACCGAGGCCGCGCCCGCACCGCGCTGGGCGGCCCCTGCCGAGGTGCCCCCCGGGGCCTCTGAGCCCCCGCGCCCCGGGGTCGCGGGCCTCGCCGACCCCGAGTGGCTCGCCGCCGTCGCCGCCGAGACGGGCATACCGGAGCGGGCGCTCGCCGCCTACGCCGGCGCCGCGATCGCGAAGCGCGGCGAGCGGCCCGAGTGCGACCTCGGCTGGAACACGCTCGCCGGCATCGGCTGGGTCGAGTCGCGGCACGGCAGCTATGGCGGAGCATCCATCGCCGATGACGGCACCGTGAGCCCGCCCATCATCGGCATCGCTCTCGATGGGTCGACGACCGCGCTCATCCCCGACACCGACGGCGGCGCCATCGACGGTGACGACGAGTTCGATCGCGCCGTCGGCCCCATGCAGTTCATCCCGGGCAGCTGGGCCAACTGGTTCGTCGACGCGAGCGGCGATGGGCTGGCCGACCCGCACAACATCGACGACGCGTCGCTCGCCGCCGCCAACTACCTGTGCCGCGCGACGCCGACCCTCGGCGACGAGGAGTCGTGGCGGGCGGGCATCGCCGCCTACAACTCGGCGAGCAGCTACCTCGACGCCGTCGCGACGCGCTCCGCGTTCTACGCGCAGGCCGCCGCGGATGCGGTGCCGTGA
- a CDS encoding YajQ family cyclic di-GMP-binding protein, translating to MADSSFDIVSKVDKMEAENAVNQAQKEIAQRYDFKGVGASIEWSGERLLLKASAEERVKAVLEVLESKMIKRGIGIRSLDTGEPYASGKEFRIEVGLKNGISSEDAKKIAKIIRDEGPKSVKSQIQGDELRVQSKSRDDLQSVIALLKGKDLDVALQFVNMR from the coding sequence ATGGCTGATTCCTCATTCGACATCGTGAGCAAGGTCGACAAGATGGAGGCGGAGAACGCCGTCAACCAGGCGCAGAAGGAGATCGCGCAGCGCTACGACTTCAAGGGCGTGGGCGCGTCGATCGAGTGGAGCGGCGAGAGGCTGCTGCTCAAGGCGAGTGCCGAGGAGCGCGTCAAGGCCGTGCTCGAGGTGCTCGAGTCGAAGATGATCAAGCGCGGCATCGGCATCCGCAGCCTCGACACGGGTGAGCCGTACGCGAGCGGCAAGGAGTTCCGCATCGAGGTGGGGCTCAAGAACGGCATTTCGAGCGAGGACGCGAAGAAGATCGCGAAGATCATCCGCGACGAGGGGCCCAAGAGCGTCAAGAGCCAGATCCAGGGCGACGAGCTGCGCGTGCAGTCGAAGAGCCGCGACGACCTGCAGTCGGTCATCGCGCTGCTCAAGGGCAAAGACCTCGACGTGGCGCTGCAGTTCGTCAACATGCGCTGA